In the [Clostridium] colinum genome, one interval contains:
- a CDS encoding DUF5716 family protein, with product MKWTEYKKQIEENKNLLEDYYILGIDLGTTNSIISYWDMINEKPEPIDISNGFGKIPMPSVVQYRKDDEGEGEWVIGEEAFRSMKIYPETTIRSIKRKMGTNETVELDGKKYLPEEISAKILTELIEHCKSLNPKAEIVGLVVSVPYDFDDAAKKATMKACEIAGISDKLICLIEEPKAAALAYNFRHQLNQDEKIMVFDFGGGTLDITLFNVLEKDDKHIKLQVISEGGKAYHGGDNVDEYILNRCYNFIEEKANQKREDLSPENMVELICRARESKERLSGVKTFRIPFTFCIPPFVEQMTRDDLEEIINPFIEETRKLVLKALREVYTGALTPDDIDRVLLEGGSSQMPWVKDMLIAIFNNESKIYTSERPALDISLGATYYAAMKMGLLSSPDIESEKMSIEFEVTVPHDIGLEIENNGVKSFYTMIRRGTPYALAKKEQIFTLSGTEKEDMTNFNLKIMERINKEDTIEKCKLIGEVLIKDLPERPSGKTRLNITLQVEEEGGLVKGSVTDMGYGTEYEPSGYSESFDPSRFNKTILEG from the coding sequence ATGAAATGGACAGAATATAAAAAGCAAATAGAAGAAAATAAAAACTTATTGGAAGATTATTATATTTTAGGTATAGACCTTGGGACAACTAATTCTATAATAAGCTATTGGGATATGATAAATGAAAAACCAGAGCCAATAGATATAAGCAATGGATTTGGAAAAATACCTATGCCTTCTGTTGTTCAATATAGAAAAGATGACGAAGGAGAAGGCGAGTGGGTTATAGGTGAAGAAGCTTTTCGCTCAATGAAAATATATCCAGAAACTACTATACGTTCTATAAAAAGAAAAATGGGGACTAATGAAACAGTTGAGCTAGATGGAAAAAAATACTTACCAGAAGAAATATCTGCTAAAATATTAACAGAGCTTATAGAACATTGTAAAAGTTTAAATCCTAAAGCAGAGATAGTAGGACTTGTTGTTTCTGTTCCTTATGATTTTGACGATGCCGCAAAAAAAGCAACTATGAAAGCTTGTGAAATAGCTGGAATATCGGACAAGCTTATTTGTCTTATAGAAGAGCCAAAAGCAGCGGCACTTGCATATAACTTTAGACATCAATTAAATCAAGATGAAAAAATAATGGTTTTTGACTTTGGTGGTGGTACATTAGATATCACATTATTTAATGTTTTAGAAAAAGATGATAAGCATATAAAATTACAGGTTATAAGTGAAGGTGGAAAAGCCTATCACGGTGGAGATAATGTGGACGAGTATATTTTAAATAGATGCTATAATTTTATAGAAGAAAAAGCTAATCAAAAAAGAGAAGATTTAAGCCCAGAAAATATGGTAGAGCTTATTTGCCGTGCTAGAGAGTCTAAAGAGCGTCTTTCTGGAGTAAAAACTTTTAGAATACCTTTTACATTTTGTATACCACCTTTTGTAGAACAGATGACAAGAGATGATTTAGAAGAAATAATTAACCCTTTTATAGAAGAAACTAGAAAGCTTGTTTTAAAGGCTTTAAGAGAAGTTTATACAGGTGCATTAACTCCAGATGATATAGATAGAGTTTTATTAGAAGGTGGGTCTTCTCAGATGCCGTGGGTAAAAGATATGCTTATAGCTATTTTTAATAATGAAAGTAAAATTTACACATCTGAAAGACCAGCTTTAGATATATCTCTTGGTGCAACATATTATGCAGCTATGAAAATGGGACTTTTATCATCTCCAGATATAGAAAGTGAAAAAATGTCTATAGAATTTGAGGTTACAGTACCTCACGATATAGGGCTTGAAATAGAAAATAATGGTGTTAAATCTTTTTACACAATGATTAGAAGAGGAACACCATATGCATTAGCTAAAAAAGAACAAATATTTACTCTTTCTGGTACTGAAAAAGAGGATATGACAAACTTTAATTTAAAAATAATGGAAAGAATAAATAAAGAAGATACTATTGAAAAATGCAAACTAATAGGCGAAGTTTTAATAAAAGATTTACCAGAAAGACCTAGTGGTAAAACAAGACTTAACATAACATTGCAAGTAGAAGAAGAAGGTGGCCTTGTTAAAGGGTCTGTTACCGATATGGGATATGGTACAGAATATGAACCTTCTGGATATAGTGAAAGTTTTGACCCAAGCAGATTTAATAAAACAATTTTGGAGGGCTAA
- a CDS encoding Hsp70 family protein — translation MAYLGIDLGTTNSVATIYRDRDDKIEVVKIDGTDEVLPSVVNYPTLEGEEIVVGSEAKLASIIYPESTVISIKRKIGTDEKVIINGEEKTPEQVSAEILKKLKKSAEEQSGETFDEVVITHPAYFNDRQIFATKQAGILAGFKNVYLLSEPLAAAIEYGYKQGYAQTLLVYDFGGGTFDACVLKVSIDENGEEIFQELSDVGDMNLGGDDFDAELIKFMKEKFMQDSGIDIDSLDDLDRKTVMQKLKQEAEQTKKKLSGTGKVSIKINPLVIIDGVPKNLSIDITREDFEALIRKYVERSREILEEALKRANKEPDEISKVILVGGSTLIPMVKRMVAGFVKEPYRATDPAKSVAMGAAIYNYLIHLPNRNVKVGQITRQIFGTEAIINIDTMERGLIPIIPMGSPIPSKFSDSKFSNANGASTVAVDVYQWEQGNEENKKYIGTAILDNLKGESQIEITYAIDENNLFEVYLKDINTGKIKIKEFDRTKFSLPPEKEDVKLVGKENVNITFLIDTTGSMDSYINGVKDRAIEFSNILSERGAKFKLGLIGFGDLNEKEKPSVYNFTNDIEKFKRQVKNIPRTYGGDIPESSLDALETGVQLLQNSDLEPDSQNIFILITDAPPHVPTNSGKSVEDICNMLKQAKVTTYVVARRDKESLKSFDPVTAPNGKYYDLKDKFYDILDNIARSITELIRL, via the coding sequence ATGGCATATTTAGGAATAGATTTAGGTACAACAAACTCCGTTGCAACAATATATAGAGATAGAGATGATAAAATTGAAGTAGTAAAAATAGATGGTACAGACGAAGTTTTGCCTTCTGTTGTTAATTATCCAACATTAGAAGGGGAAGAAATAGTAGTAGGGTCTGAGGCTAAATTAGCATCTATTATTTACCCAGAAAGTACTGTTATATCTATAAAAAGAAAAATAGGAACAGATGAAAAAGTTATTATAAATGGAGAAGAAAAAACTCCAGAGCAAGTAAGTGCAGAAATATTAAAAAAACTAAAAAAATCTGCAGAAGAGCAATCTGGAGAAACTTTTGATGAAGTTGTTATAACACACCCAGCATATTTTAACGATAGACAAATTTTTGCTACAAAACAAGCGGGTATATTAGCAGGATTTAAAAATGTTTATCTTTTATCTGAACCATTGGCTGCAGCTATTGAATATGGATATAAACAAGGCTATGCACAAACTTTACTTGTATATGATTTTGGCGGTGGAACTTTTGATGCTTGTGTTTTAAAAGTTAGCATTGATGAAAATGGGGAAGAAATTTTTCAAGAGCTTTCAGACGTTGGGGATATGAACCTTGGTGGAGATGATTTTGATGCAGAGCTTATAAAGTTTATGAAAGAAAAATTTATGCAAGATAGTGGCATAGATATAGATAGCTTAGATGATTTAGACAGAAAAACAGTTATGCAAAAATTAAAACAAGAAGCAGAGCAAACTAAGAAAAAATTATCTGGTACAGGAAAAGTGTCAATAAAAATAAATCCACTTGTAATTATTGATGGTGTACCTAAAAATTTATCTATTGATATAACAAGAGAAGACTTTGAGGCACTTATTAGAAAATATGTAGAAAGAAGCCGAGAAATTTTAGAAGAAGCATTAAAAAGAGCAAATAAAGAGCCAGATGAAATATCAAAAGTTATATTAGTAGGCGGGTCTACACTAATACCAATGGTTAAAAGAATGGTAGCCGGATTTGTAAAAGAGCCTTATAGAGCAACAGACCCAGCTAAAAGTGTTGCTATGGGAGCAGCTATTTATAACTATCTTATACATTTACCTAATAGAAATGTTAAAGTAGGGCAAATAACAAGACAAATTTTTGGAACAGAGGCTATAATAAATATAGATACAATGGAAAGAGGACTTATACCTATTATACCTATGGGTAGCCCTATACCAAGTAAATTTTCAGATTCTAAATTTTCTAATGCTAATGGTGCTAGCACAGTAGCAGTTGATGTTTATCAATGGGAACAAGGAAATGAAGAAAATAAAAAATATATAGGTACAGCTATTTTGGACAATCTTAAAGGTGAATCTCAAATAGAAATAACATATGCTATTGATGAAAATAACCTTTTTGAAGTATATTTAAAAGATATAAATACAGGTAAAATAAAAATAAAAGAATTTGATAGAACAAAATTTTCTTTACCACCTGAAAAAGAAGATGTTAAGCTTGTAGGTAAAGAAAATGTAAATATTACATTTTTAATAGATACAACAGGTAGTATGGATAGCTATATAAATGGTGTTAAAGACAGAGCAATTGAATTTTCAAATATATTAAGTGAACGAGGGGCTAAATTTAAACTTGGGCTTATAGGATTTGGAGATTTAAATGAAAAAGAAAAACCTAGTGTATATAATTTTACAAATGATATAGAAAAATTTAAACGTCAAGTAAAAAATATACCAAGAACTTATGGTGGAGATATACCTGAATCATCACTTGATGCCTTAGAAACAGGTGTTCAACTTTTACAAAATTCTGATTTAGAGCCAGATAGTCAAAACATATTTATATTAATAACAGATGCTCCTCCTCATGTTCCTACTAATAGTGGTAAAAGTGTTGAAGATATTTGTAATATGCTAAAACAGGCAAAAGTTACAACATATGTTGTAGCAAGGCGTGATAAAGAAAGCCTAAAATCTTTCGACCCAGTTACTGCTCCAAATGGAAAATATTATGACTTAAAAGATAAGTTTTATGATATATTAGATAATATAGCTAGAAGTATAACAGAACTAATAAGATTATAA
- a CDS encoding tetratricopeptide repeat protein: MVASLKQSLAEDKNISPYKLTNGINIYSIEEAIYLFYKNFKEYSTDFFEDKFINWVYNDLLNVDIANKLIEIKKQESFYQRSIEFLTINDFYTLEEIESISLELFNWEKRGQVERKKIKGDRFFKENMFEKAIKSYKDALDFDVSNYILYNNIGICYIRLKQYDLALTYLKKAINLSNNNLDILFNLIELLIEKEDFDDAKENINKLNDDIVYKKYYYLGELYFKKKEFDKAKSLFIQAHLFNKSDDILLKIANCYVKLNLYDRATKCLEIIEDKNVDILIAKSDIYEHLNNIPKAIKCIEKANFYNRNNYILWLKLAKYYRQEYNLLKAEGAIAKAYTLAPDNERVLFEQSLIKKAQGKFKEYQSILSKIVQKSSEEYRQNLYTNNNVK; the protein is encoded by the coding sequence ATGGTTGCTAGCTTAAAGCAAAGTTTGGCAGAAGATAAAAATATATCTCCATATAAACTTACAAATGGTATAAATATTTATTCGATAGAAGAGGCTATATATCTTTTTTATAAAAATTTTAAAGAGTATAGTACAGATTTTTTTGAAGATAAGTTTATAAACTGGGTATATAATGACCTTTTAAATGTTGATATAGCTAACAAATTGATTGAAATAAAAAAACAAGAAAGTTTTTATCAAAGAAGTATAGAATTTTTAACTATTAATGATTTTTATACATTAGAAGAAATAGAAAGTATCTCGCTAGAACTTTTTAATTGGGAAAAAAGAGGACAAGTAGAGCGAAAAAAGATTAAAGGAGATAGATTTTTTAAAGAAAATATGTTTGAAAAAGCTATAAAGTCTTATAAAGATGCATTAGACTTTGATGTTTCAAATTATATTTTATATAATAATATAGGAATTTGCTATATAAGACTTAAACAATATGATTTAGCATTAACATATTTAAAAAAGGCTATAAATTTATCTAACAATAATTTAGACATATTATTTAACCTAATAGAATTATTAATAGAAAAAGAAGATTTTGACGATGCTAAGGAAAATATAAACAAATTAAATGATGATATTGTGTATAAAAAATATTATTATTTAGGCGAATTATATTTTAAAAAGAAAGAATTTGATAAAGCTAAAAGTTTATTTATACAAGCACATTTGTTTAATAAATCAGATGATATATTATTAAAAATTGCTAATTGTTATGTAAAGCTTAATTTATATGATAGAGCTACGAAGTGCTTAGAAATTATAGAAGATAAAAATGTTGATATTTTAATAGCTAAAAGTGATATATACGAACATCTTAATAATATACCTAAAGCTATAAAATGTATAGAAAAAGCAAATTTTTATAATAGAAATAATTATATATTGTGGCTTAAGTTAGCTAAATATTACAGGCAAGAATATAATCTTTTAAAAGCAGAAGGAGCTATAGCTAAAGCATATACTTTAGCACCAGATAACGAAAGAGTATTGTTTGAGCAATCTCTTATAAAAAAGGCTCAAGGTAAATTTAAAGAATATCAAAGTATATTATCTAAAATAGTACAAAAATCTAGTGAAGAATATAGGCAAAATTTGTATACTAATAACAATGTAAAATAG
- a CDS encoding Na+/H+ antiporter NhaC family protein: MEIHTVGILSLLPPIIAIILALKTKEVISSLIVGILSGTLIYSIYDTDGVIQVGTRTIEVTMNLMAEKLSENSSIIIFLGILGAIVVIITKAGGSKAYGEWAVKKIKSRKGAKLATAVLGVIIFIDDYFNCLTVGTVMRPVTDKYKISREKLAYIIDATAAPICIIAPVSSWAASVISQMTDSGLNGIQDFVRTIPYNLYAILTMIMVLIVCLTKLEFGKMAKCEYLALEGKKNDDFEALDEDDELSKISISEKGKVFDLVIPILVLIVSSILSMLYVGGYFNGGMTLSESFGNTNAGPALAMSGFFTLIVTFLLFIPRKVLTFKEFMSGIATGVKSMVSAYIILILAWTISGVCRDLLNTGGYVGGLVEGSSVAGMLIPVVAFCVAGLLAFSMGTSWGTFGILIPIIAVVCENTAPQLTITSLGAVLAGSVFGDHCSPISDTTILSSTGARCNHISHVATQIPYTFVVAISCVIGYIVAGITANLLLTWIFALGSMLIILFVLYLKTEKELNKNH; this comes from the coding sequence ATGGAAATACACACGGTGGGTATTTTATCTTTGCTCCCACCTATCATTGCTATTATATTAGCGCTTAAAACAAAGGAAGTTATATCTTCGCTTATTGTAGGTATTTTATCTGGAACATTAATATATTCTATATATGATACAGATGGAGTTATACAAGTTGGTACTAGAACTATTGAAGTTACTATGAACCTTATGGCAGAAAAACTTTCAGAAAACAGCTCTATTATAATATTTTTAGGAATTCTTGGGGCTATAGTTGTTATTATAACAAAAGCTGGTGGCTCTAAGGCTTATGGTGAATGGGCGGTAAAAAAAATAAAATCTAGAAAAGGGGCTAAGTTAGCAACGGCGGTATTAGGTGTTATTATATTTATTGATGACTATTTTAACTGTTTAACAGTAGGTACAGTTATGCGTCCTGTTACAGATAAATATAAAATATCTCGTGAAAAACTTGCATACATTATTGATGCAACAGCCGCACCTATATGTATAATAGCTCCAGTCTCTTCTTGGGCAGCATCTGTTATATCTCAAATGACAGATAGTGGTTTAAATGGTATACAAGATTTTGTTAGAACTATACCTTACAACTTATATGCTATTTTAACAATGATTATGGTTTTAATCGTATGTTTAACAAAATTAGAATTTGGTAAAATGGCAAAATGTGAATATTTAGCCTTAGAAGGCAAAAAAAATGATGACTTTGAGGCACTAGATGAAGATGATGAGCTTAGTAAAATATCTATATCAGAAAAAGGTAAGGTGTTTGATTTAGTTATACCTATATTAGTATTAATAGTTTCATCTATTTTATCAATGTTATATGTTGGTGGTTATTTTAATGGTGGTATGACTTTATCTGAAAGTTTTGGTAACACTAATGCAGGGCCAGCACTTGCTATGAGTGGATTTTTTACATTAATAGTTACATTTTTATTATTTATCCCAAGAAAAGTATTAACTTTTAAAGAGTTTATGTCTGGCATAGCTACAGGTGTTAAGTCTATGGTATCTGCTTATATAATTCTTATATTAGCCTGGACAATAAGTGGTGTTTGTAGAGATTTATTAAATACAGGTGGATATGTAGGTGGGCTTGTAGAAGGGTCTAGTGTGGCAGGAATGTTAATACCAGTTGTAGCATTTTGTGTTGCTGGGCTACTTGCCTTTTCTATGGGTACATCTTGGGGTACATTTGGTATATTAATACCTATAATAGCTGTTGTATGTGAAAATACAGCACCACAACTTACAATAACATCATTAGGAGCTGTTTTAGCAGGGTCTGTTTTTGGGGACCATTGTAGCCCTATATCAGATACAACCATATTATCATCTACAGGAGCTAGATGTAATCATATAAGCCACGTTGCAACACAAATACCATATACATTTGTTGTGGCTATAAGTTGTGTAATAGGATATATTGTAGCAGGTATAACGGCTAACCTTTTATTAACTTGGATATTTGCATTAGGTAGTATGCTTATAATTTTATTTGTTTTATATTTAAAAACAGAAAAAGAATTGAATAAAAATCATTAA
- the grpE gene encoding nucleotide exchange factor GrpE, protein MCKSTIEMEFEKIFMEQDCFKKQYICMLKEKFISSKKQLKRLILSIFMNHISNNESLALFDEEIFNIYKTIIDNYITFLNNIENMNFKFNNELLKNLSGIVSVLKSQVSFFSDNKNLDINPIYTEKKNVTTKYVDNIYKNLDILSDNSFENIDLKNIKQHFITTIIENILSNYKTNLICCFNSINDIENRKQVKYFKEVLEEEIEILTSIIKFQIKALEDFCENDDEKINIENLLNPIIESYQQTSKSFNELNKKIKSIDTNINIDFDIDNKKIEKFIIGIFKDIKNPEDKFKEKAFKIFEKYLAELKEKTILKEEDNINLFKNNIDKSLNFSQNIRNKFDVICQYIEQNKSFYEKNNVYNIIDGIYESINIKSINIKEKEDEIFLDKDKMYIKINEELKIFKNYDIEYDFNAIYNTLKIDFNMENIKNHINIEPMLCNLEKTFSLYIKKIDDFIKNTILFEISTFQEIMYYSVVRLRDSEDEKIKDFTKYIDNIEMDIEDILTQNNILLIKPNPHDMFNAKEHEVLLAEKNEDFIKGQIIKVVNYGYKEKDKGIIKRATIIAAK, encoded by the coding sequence ATGTGTAAATCTACCATAGAAATGGAATTTGAAAAAATTTTTATGGAGCAAGATTGCTTTAAAAAACAGTATATTTGTATGCTTAAAGAAAAGTTTATATCTAGTAAGAAGCAATTAAAAAGGCTCATTTTATCTATATTTATGAATCATATATCAAATAATGAAAGCTTAGCATTATTTGATGAGGAGATTTTTAACATTTATAAAACAATTATTGATAATTATATAACTTTTTTAAATAACATAGAAAATATGAATTTTAAATTTAATAATGAATTATTAAAAAATTTATCTGGCATAGTTTCTGTTTTAAAAAGTCAAGTTAGCTTTTTTTCTGATAATAAAAATTTGGATATAAATCCTATTTATACAGAAAAGAAAAATGTAACAACAAAATATGTAGATAATATTTATAAAAATCTAGATATTTTATCGGATAATAGTTTTGAAAATATAGATTTAAAAAATATTAAACAACATTTTATAACCACTATTATAGAAAATATATTATCTAATTATAAAACAAATCTGATATGTTGCTTTAATTCTATTAATGATATAGAAAATAGAAAACAAGTAAAATATTTTAAGGAAGTTTTAGAAGAAGAAATTGAAATTTTAACTTCTATAATAAAATTTCAAATAAAGGCTTTAGAAGACTTTTGTGAGAATGATGATGAAAAAATTAATATAGAAAATTTACTAAATCCTATAATAGAATCTTATCAACAAACAAGCAAAAGCTTTAATGAGCTTAATAAAAAGATTAAATCAATAGATACAAATATTAATATAGATTTTGATATAGACAATAAAAAAATAGAAAAATTTATTATAGGGATTTTTAAAGATATTAAAAATCCCGAAGATAAATTTAAAGAAAAAGCTTTTAAAATATTTGAAAAATATCTAGCCGAATTAAAAGAAAAAACTATATTAAAAGAAGAAGATAATATAAATTTATTTAAAAATAATATAGATAAATCTTTAAATTTTTCACAAAATATTAGAAATAAATTTGATGTGATTTGTCAATATATAGAGCAAAATAAGTCATTTTATGAAAAAAATAATGTATATAATATTATAGATGGAATATATGAAAGTATAAATATTAAATCTATTAATATAAAAGAAAAAGAAGACGAAATATTTTTAGATAAAGATAAAATGTATATAAAAATAAATGAAGAGTTAAAAATTTTTAAAAATTATGATATAGAATATGATTTTAATGCCATATATAATACATTAAAAATAGATTTTAATATGGAAAATATAAAAAATCATATAAATATTGAGCCTATGTTATGTAATTTAGAAAAAACTTTTAGCCTTTACATAAAAAAGATAGATGATTTTATAAAAAATACAATTTTATTTGAAATAAGCACATTTCAAGAAATAATGTATTATTCTGTTGTAAGGCTTAGAGATAGTGAAGATGAAAAAATAAAAGATTTTACTAAATATATAGATAATATTGAGATGGATATAGAAGACATTTTGACACAAAATAATATTTTACTTATAAAACCAAATCCACACGATATGTTTAATGCAAAAGAACACGAAGTTTTATTAGCCGAAAAAAATGAAGATTTTATTAAAGGTCAAATAATAAAAGTTGTAAATTATGGATATAAGGAAAAAGATAAAGGAATTATAAAAAGGGCTACCATTATAGCAGCAAAGTAG
- a CDS encoding DUF5716 family protein, which translates to MINENKFIIGIDLGNLTSTISYFDFNQMDIDVVDVSGGYGKASVPTVVSYNIDTGDWIFGEYAILNKGFANEIIIDNIVDNLGKGLTYTVKDKNISLTLALSKFILFLIENIKNINPNANIEGIVLSISSYANYDDVKEAFKLANIDHLLLKITNDKECILKSYFYENDIIGDKILIVDYSNRQLRASIYKIQEEGKIKCVKTYFNEKIGQQRLFNITKNLITKKFLEETGKIDLTEYEKNSLDSFVYQQFDIIFQRQSLSDIKLYYNFFYPPFQKIITKQEIFDIISFFEKEMNTFFNDLFQNIEIKENDIKNIILTGGGIEIDFIHKFIKSRFNLEKSFKTKAKRFISDGACITACQELGVLPKDKMYIEDEEQIKSNIGIFIKKLDSVKFEPFVYKNSFIWQKFDKKVFCLTNDKNIDINIALQENENFKVIENIKLNLNDYSDFDNSDVKTIRLLMYVEFKSNKQMIFNIEDFGFGDIRPKTQFKKQFIINI; encoded by the coding sequence ATGATTAATGAAAATAAATTTATTATAGGAATAGATTTAGGTAACCTAACCTCAACTATATCTTATTTTGACTTTAACCAAATGGATATAGATGTTGTTGATGTTAGCGGAGGATATGGAAAAGCTAGTGTGCCAACAGTTGTTTCTTATAATATAGACACTGGAGATTGGATTTTTGGAGAATATGCTATATTAAATAAAGGATTTGCCAATGAAATAATAATAGATAATATAGTAGATAATCTTGGAAAAGGTTTAACTTATACTGTTAAAGATAAAAACATAAGTTTAACTTTAGCTTTAAGTAAATTTATATTATTTTTAATAGAAAATATAAAAAATATTAATCCTAATGCTAATATAGAAGGAATTGTTTTATCTATATCTTCCTATGCTAATTATGATGATGTAAAAGAAGCTTTTAAGCTTGCTAATATAGACCATTTATTATTAAAAATTACAAATGATAAAGAATGTATTTTAAAAAGCTATTTTTATGAAAATGATATTATAGGAGATAAAATATTAATAGTTGATTATAGTAATAGGCAACTTAGAGCTTCTATTTATAAAATACAAGAAGAAGGCAAAATAAAATGTGTAAAAACATATTTTAATGAAAAAATAGGACAACAAAGATTATTTAATATAACAAAAAATTTAATAACAAAAAAATTTTTAGAAGAAACAGGTAAGATAGATTTAACAGAATATGAGAAAAATAGTTTAGATTCTTTTGTATACCAACAATTTGATATTATTTTTCAAAGGCAAAGCTTGTCGGATATAAAGCTATATTATAACTTTTTTTATCCACCATTTCAAAAGATAATAACAAAGCAAGAAATTTTTGATATAATCTCTTTTTTTGAAAAAGAAATGAATACATTTTTTAATGACTTATTTCAAAATATAGAGATTAAAGAAAATGATATAAAAAACATTATATTAACAGGTGGTGGAATAGAGATAGATTTTATACATAAGTTTATAAAATCTAGGTTTAATTTAGAAAAAAGTTTTAAGACAAAAGCAAAAAGATTTATATCAGACGGAGCTTGCATAACAGCTTGTCAAGAGCTTGGTGTTTTACCAAAAGATAAAATGTATATAGAAGATGAAGAACAAATAAAGTCAAATATAGGTATATTTATAAAAAAATTAGATAGTGTAAAATTTGAACCTTTTGTCTATAAAAATAGTTTTATTTGGCAAAAATTTGATAAAAAAGTATTTTGTTTAACTAATGATAAAAATATAGATATTAATATTGCTTTGCAAGAAAACGAAAATTTTAAGGTTATAGAAAATATAAAATTAAATTTAAATGATTATTCAGATTTTGATAATAGTGATGTTAAAACAATTAGACTTTTAATGTATGTAGAGTTTAAAAGTAATAAACAAATGATTTTTAATATAGAAGATTTTGGATTTGGTGATATACGACCTAAGACTCAGTTTAAAAAACAATTTATTATAAATATATAG